CGACGATCTGCTGCAGCTCCGCCTGGACCTGCCCGCTGGTCACCACCTTGTACAGAACCGCGGCGAAGGCGACGGCCGCGATGATCCCCACCGCGTACTCGGAGGTCACCATCCCCGCATCCCTCCGGGCCGCCCGCACCCGACACAGCACGGCCCGCACCACCCGGACCCGCACCGTTTCCCGCACTGCTCCCACTACCTGCAGCGCCTGTACCGCCTTGTTCATCTCAACCCCCGTGAGGCTCTGTTCCGTCGACCACTGGTCTGTCCGCTGATCTCCGCTGTTCGTCGGCCGCTTCCGGTCCTCCGGGTGGCCCTCGCGCACCGCCCGCCGACGTCCGCCCCGTCATCGCCCGCCTCCTCCCAACAGCCCGTCCGCCAACCCGATGACCACCGGCAGGACACCCACTGCGATGAAGGCGGGCAGAAAGCACAGCCCCACCGGTGCGGTGACCATCACGGCGGCCCGGCGGGCCCGTTCCGTCGCCGAACGGCCCCATTCGGCGCGGGCCTCGGCGGCCAGGCGGGCGACCGGTGAGGCGGCCGGCACGCCGGACTCGTCGGCGCGCTCCAGGAGCCGCGCCAGGGCTTCGGCACCGGGAAGCGCCGCCAACGAACGCCACGCTTCGGCCGGTTCTCCCCCGAGCCGCGCCTCCGCCGCCCCTCTGGCCAGCCGTCCGCCCACCGGTCCGCCGAGGGCCTCGCCCACGGCCTGCGCGGCCACCACCGGGCTCGCCCCGGCCGTGATGCAGGCGGCCAGCAGGTCGGCGGCGAGAGGCAGTTGGCGTGCGGCCACGGCGGCGTCGTACGCCTCGCCCGGGTCGCCGTTCGCACGCCGGGCCCTTCTCAGCCACTGCCAGGCCCCGAATCCGGCGGCCAGCCCCAGCAGCAGTCCCACGAGGCCACCGACGAGCACCCACCCGGCACAGACCGCGCCGACGACCGGCAACCATCGCCGTACGAGCCCCTGGGGCAGAACGCTGCACCGGGGTGGCTCGGACACGAGGGCGAGTACCGTGGTCAGCCGACCGCGCAGCCTTCGCCGGCGTTGCGCGGTGTCGAACGACCGGACCAGCCACCACAGGCTCACGATCACGACGACGGCCACCCCCAGCCTGTGGACAACCTCCCCGCTCACACCGCCTCAGCTCCCCGGACGATCCGCAGCGCCCACCACAGGCCCACGCCCTCCAGCACGGCACCGACGAGCAGACAGCCCATCCCCGCCGTGCTGTGCAGCACCACGTGCAGGGGGTCGGCACCGAGCGCGGTGCCCAGCAGGAGGCCCAGGACCGGAAGCCCGGCGAGCATGACGGCCGTCGATCGCGCGCCGGCCAACTGGGCGCGCAGGTCCGCCCGCTGGTCCCGCTCGGCACGCAGGGCGCCCTCCAGCCGGTCCAGCCCGGCGGCGAGGCCCGCGCCCCGGTCGACGGCCACCCGCCAGCACGCCGCGAGCCCCAGCAGCCCCTCGGCGCCCGGCTGCCGCGCCGCGTCCGCCAGGGCACCCGGCACGTCCCCGCCGAAGCGAGCCGCCGCCAGCACCGCGCCGTGGGCCTCGCCCAGCCCTCCGGAGTCCCGCGCGGACCGCGTCAACGCCTCGCCCGGCTGCCGCCCGGCCCGCACCTCCCCCGCGAGCGACGCGCACAGGGCGACCACGGCATCGCCGCGCCCTTCCCGGGCCCGACGCTCCCGCGCCGCCCGCCGCACCCGCCTCAGCAACGGCACCCCGGCCGCTCCCGCGACGACCGGCAACACCGACGACCCGAGCACGCCGATCACCAACCCGGCCACCGGCGCCCACCACTCGGCTCCCAGGGTCCGCACCCGGCCGACGACCCGCTTCCAGATGGGCGGCCCCACCGCTCCGCCCCCCGGCAGCAACGACCGCGCCCGCCGCAGCCCGGCGCCCCGTCCCTCGTCCGACATCCAGGCCGCGGCCCCGGCACACATCACGGCCACCGCCCCCGAGATCTCCCCGACCCCTGTCACCGCCGCTCACTCCCTTCCAGATGGTCACCGGCCCGGCCGTTCGCCCCACCCGGCAATCCGCCGTCCCGCCTGCGCACCCCGTCCGAGGCCGCGTCATCCCGACAGCGCGTCCCGTCCAACACCCCGTGATCCCGACCGTGCCGCCCGTCCAGAAGCCCCTCGGCCTGGCCCTGCGCCCCGCCTCGAAGCAGCCCCCGCAGTCGCTCCCAGCCCCGCCCGTACACGAACGCCTTCTCGCCCCAGCGGAGGGCCGGTACGGTCACCACCAGCCCCGAGCCGTCCCGTTCCAGCACGTGCACCTCGGCGATCCGCCGTCGGCCGTCCCGGTCCCGTACGAGGTGCAGGACCACCGACAACGCGGCCGCCAACTGGCTGTGCAGTGCGGCCCGGTCCAGCCCCGCGGCAGTTCCGAGGGCCTCCAGACGGGCCGGCACCTGGCCCGCGGCATTGGCGTGGAGCGTGCCGCAGCCGCCCTCATGGCCTGTGTTCAGGGCGGCCAGCAGGGACACCACCTCAGGTCCGCGCACCTCGCCGACCACCAGCCGGTCCGGGCGCATGCGCAGCGCCTGCCGCACCAGGTCCTGCAGCTCGACGAGACCCACGCCCTCCTGGTTCGCCGGTCTGCCCTCCAGCCGCACCACATGCGGATGGTCGGGCCGCAGCTCGGCCGAGTCCTCGGCCAGCACGATCCGCTCGCCGGGGTCGACCAGACCGAGCAGCGCGCTCAGCAACGTGGTCTTCCCGGTCCCGGTCCCACCGCTGATGACGTACGACAACCGGGAGCGGATCAGCGCCCGCAGAACGCGGTCGCCGCCGGGCGGCACCGTGCCCGCCTCCACCAGTTCGGCGAGGGTGAAGGCGCGGGGCCGGACCACCCGCAGGGACAGGCAGGTGGAACCGACGGCCACCGGCGGGAGCACCGCGTGGAGCCGGGTGCCGTCCGGGAGCCGGGCATCCACCCACGGTCGGGCGTCGTCCAGTCGGCGTCCGGCGACGGCCGCCAGGCGCTGCGCGAGCCGTCGTACGGCCGCCGCGTCCGGGAAGGAGATCCCGGTGAGCTCCAGGCCGCCGCCCCGGTCCACCCACACCCGGTCCGGCGCGGACACCAGCACATCGGTGACCGAGGGATCGGCGAGCAGCGGCTCCAACGGCCCGCTTCCCACCAGCTCCGACCGCAGCCGCTCCGCCGCCCCGAGGACCTCGGCGTCCCCGAGCACCCGGCCCCGCTCGCGCAGCGCCTGCGCCACACGCGCGGGCGTCGGCTCGGCCCCGCTCTCGACGAGCCACTGCCGTACACCGTCCAGCAGACCGTCGTCGGGCATCCCGTTCATACGGCACCGCCCTCGCTCGCACAGCGCCCGCGAGGCCCCGCCACGCATGGCTCCCCGCTGCCCGGCACCCGGCTCACGCCGCCTCACCCCGAACCGCCGCGCGCGCCCAGAAGCCCTCGCAGAACCGCGCGAGCGGTCCGCGTGGGATGCCTCCCGGTGGTTTGCCGCCGTCGGGCAACCCGGCCTCGGTGGGCACTTCACCCACGAGCGGCAGCCCGAGGAGGCGGGCCACCTCGTGGTCGTCGAGGCCAGGGGCGTACGGTCCGCGGACCGCGACACGCAGGTCGCGCAGGACCATGCCGAAGGCGGAGGCGACCCGCGAGGCGGCCGCGACGGCACGCAGTTCGGCGGGGACGACCATGAGCCCGATGTCCAATTGGGCGAGGGCTTCGGCGACGCCTTCGTCGACGCGGCGCGGCAGATCGACGACGACCGCTCCGCCGCGCCGCCGGCCCGCAGCGAGCACCGCGCGGACGGCCTGGGGCGGAATGGCCACGGCGTCGCCCCGGTCCCAGCTGAGGACGCGCAGGGCGTGCACCTCGGGCAGCGACTCCTCCAGCGCGCCGCCGCCGACCCGGCCGCGTGACGCGGCGAAGGCCGGCCAGCGCAGTCCGTCGGCGCTCTCTCCGCCGAGGAGCACGTCCAGGCCACCGCCGAGCGGATCGGCGTCCACGAGGAGGGTGCGGGTGTCCTGTCGCGCGGAGGTGACGGCGAGGGCGCAGGCCAGCGTGGACGCGCCGGCACCGCCCCGACCGCCGACGACGCCGACGGTGAGAGCCGGCCTGCCGACGCCCTCCGCCACGTCGGCGATGCGGTCGACGAGCCACTGCTCGCCGTCCGGCAGCACCAGGACGTGGTCGGCGCCGATCTCCACGGCCCGCTGCCAGACCCCCGAGTCGTCCTGGTCCTTGCCGACGAGCACCACTCCCCGTCTGCGCGCGGCCCCGCGCAACCGCCGCGCCGCGTCGTTCCCGACGAGCACGAGCGGCGCCGTCTCCCACCGGCCCCGCCCTTCGGGCACCCCGTGGTGGACCTCCGGCCGGGCGCCCGCGGCCGCGCACAGGCGCAGCAGGTCGTCCAGCAGTTCCACGTCCTCGGTGACGATCAACGGCCTGCCCTGCCGCCCCTCGGCGGCGGACGACCGGTCGTCGGTGATGGCTCCCGCCACGATCTCCAGCCCCTTTCGCTGCGTGAACGCGGGCGCCCGGTGTTCCCGACGCCCCCGTTCAACTCGTGTGTGACGCACCGGAGATCGGCCGCTGCGGAGGCGGTCGGCGGAATCCGGCGCTACGCATCCGCGAAACGGAACCAGCCATGAACTCGCCGTCGTCGGGACGCGCTGGAATCACGGTGCAGCGGTCTGCGAAATCGTGTGGATCTTGGTCGATAACTGTGGACAACTCAGCCCTTGTGGATATCGCAGTCACCCGAACAGGCGACGCTTGTACGACTTCCACAGCGCAGCCCCACGGCTACGGATGGTGACGGATCCTGTGCCGGGGCAGAGGAAAGCCCACGAGGGCACGAGAGCGCCTCGCGGGCTGGAGAGGGGAGAGGAAACGCGTCCGGACATGCGACGACCCCCACCGGGGGGGAGAGTGGGGGTCGTCTCCACGGCCGACTCGGGGGGGGAGGAGCCGGACCGGGTTAGCACGGTCGCGAACGATCCGTGACTTCCATGGTGTACCCGAGAGGCCTCTCAGGCAAACCCACGCGCCCCAGCCTAGCCCGAATGGCGGGCGCATATGCTCGGCCCCGTGGAAAACCACTCCTTGCCCCGCACAGCGGCCTTCTTTGACCTGGACAAGACGGTCATTGCGAAGTCGAGCACGCTCACCTTCAGCAAGTCGTTCTACCAAGGCGGCCTGATCAACCGCAGGGCCGCCCTGCGAACGGCGTACACGCAGTTCGTGTTCCTCGCGGGCGGCGCCGACCACGACCAGATGGAACGGATGCGGAAGTATCTGTCCGCGCTGTGCCGGGGCTGGAACGTCCAACAGGTGAAGGACATCGTCGCCGAGACCCTGCACGACCTGATCGACCCGATCATCTACGACGAGGCCGCCTCCCTCATCGAGGAGCACCACATAGCGGGGCGGGACGTCGTCATCGTCTCCACCTCCGGCGCCGAGGTCGTCGAGCCGATCGGCGAGCTCCTCGGCGCGGACCGGGTGGTGGCCACCCGGATGGTCGTCGGTGACGACGGCTGTTTCACCGGCGAGGTGGAGTACTACGCCTACGGGCCGACGAAGGCGGAGGCGATCCGGGAGCTGGCCCAGTCCGAGGAGTACGACCTCGCGCACTGCTACGCGTACAGCGACTCGGCGACGGACCTGCCGATGCTGGAGGCCGTGGGCCACCCGCACGCGGTGAACCCGGACCGGACGCTGCGCAAGGAGGCCCTCGCGCGCGGGTGGCCCATTCTCGACTTCCACCGCCCGGTCCGCCTCAAGCAGCGCCTGGCCGTACGGCCGCGACCCGCCCTGCTCGCGGCGGCCGCCATAGGCGCCGCGGCGGCCACCGCCGGCCTCGTCTGGTACGCGAGTCGGCGCCGTGTGGCGACCGCCTGAACGGCGGTCCGCACCCCGGCAGCCGATTCACCCTCTTTGAACCCAAAAGTAAAGAAGCGCATCGAGGGGTTCCGCTTGACCGGTCCCTGGAGTAGAAAGGATTCAAGGCCCGCGAGACCAAAGGACATCCGAGAGGATCACCTTTAACAACTCATTTTGGCCCCACGGACCCAGCATGAACACCGGGCACCCACGCGACGTCGACCCGTCGATTACGGGCCAGCCGCACCAGGTCACGGGCCATAGTTCCCGGCCTGATGGGCATATATCGAGGACGCTTGGTAACCGGGTGGACATGCCAGCGGCGGTACGAATTCTCGTACCGCCGCAACCCTTTTCCAGGGGTTTCCCGCCGCCCGCCTCGCGGATTTCTACGCCGCCCCGCGCTGCAGCGCCTCGCACACGGCCGTCGACTCGCGCGCACCCAGTTCGATCGCCCTGCCGCAGTGGGTGATCCAGGCGGACATGCCCTCCGGGGTGCCGGAGGCGTAGCCGTCGAGGGCGGCCAGATAGGCGGCGCGGCCGAGTTCCGCGTGGCCGACCTCCGCCGGGCAGACCGACTTGGGGTCGAGGCCGCTGCCGATCAGGACGATCCGCTCGGCCGCGCGGGCGACGAGGCCGTTGTGGAAACCGAAGGGCCGCAGGGCGAGCAGTTCGCCGTGGACGACGGCGGCAGTCACCAGGGCCGGGGCCGAACTGCCCTTGATGATCAGCTCGGAGAGGCCGTCGAGCCGGCCGGCGACCTCCGCCGCGCCCGGCAGGGGCAGCTCGACGAGCGGCTCGTCGACGGTCTCGCCGTCCTGTCGCGGACGTCCCACGCGCGCGTCGTCGCTTCCGGCCGCGACGAGGTGCAGGCGGGCCAGCACCCGCAGGGGCGACTGCCGCCAGATCGACAGCAGCTGGCCCGCCTCGGCGGTGAGCCGCAGTGCGGCACCCACGGCGCGGGCCTCGTCGTCACCGTCCTGGCCGCTGAAGTCCGTACGGCGCCGCACCTCTTCGAGGGCCCAGTCGGCGCCGGACAGCGCCGCCGAGCCGCGCGCGCCGCGCAGGGCCGCCTCGGAGGTGACCGCGTTGCTGCGACGGCGCATGACGCGGTGGCCGTAGACCCGGTCCACCGACTTGCGCACGGACTCCACGGATTCGGCCACACCGGGAAGCTCTCCCAGGGCCGCGAGCGGATCGGCGGCCGCACCTGTCGTACTCATGAGTACGACCCTACGCGCATGGGCGGCCGACCCCTCGAAGGAGTGGTCTTCCCGACAGCGCGAACACCCTTGGCGCCCAGCCCACTACCGTTAGTGAACATGAAAATTGCTTTCGTCGGGAAGGGCGGGAGTGGCAAGACCACGCTGTCCTCCCTGTTCATCCGCCACCTCGCCGCTTCCGGGGCTCCCGTCGTCGCCGTCGACGCGGACATCAACCAGCACCTGGGCGTCGCCCTCGGCCTCGACGAGTCGGAGGCCACCGAACTGCCCGCGATGGGCGAGCGGCTGGCGCTGATCAAGAACCATCTGCGGGGCTCCAACCCGCGGATCGCCTCCGCCGAGACGATGATCAAGA
The DNA window shown above is from Streptomyces akebiae and carries:
- a CDS encoding type II secretion system F family protein; this encodes MCAGAAAWMSDEGRGAGLRRARSLLPGGGAVGPPIWKRVVGRVRTLGAEWWAPVAGLVIGVLGSSVLPVVAGAAGVPLLRRVRRAARERRAREGRGDAVVALCASLAGEVRAGRQPGEALTRSARDSGGLGEAHGAVLAAARFGGDVPGALADAARQPGAEGLLGLAACWRVAVDRGAGLAAGLDRLEGALRAERDQRADLRAQLAGARSTAVMLAGLPVLGLLLGTALGADPLHVVLHSTAGMGCLLVGAVLEGVGLWWALRIVRGAEAV
- a CDS encoding type II secretion system F family protein, whose amino-acid sequence is MSGEVVHRLGVAVVVIVSLWWLVRSFDTAQRRRRLRGRLTTVLALVSEPPRCSVLPQGLVRRWLPVVGAVCAGWVLVGGLVGLLLGLAAGFGAWQWLRRARRANGDPGEAYDAAVAARQLPLAADLLAACITAGASPVVAAQAVGEALGGPVGGRLARGAAEARLGGEPAEAWRSLAALPGAEALARLLERADESGVPAASPVARLAAEARAEWGRSATERARRAAVMVTAPVGLCFLPAFIAVGVLPVVIGLADGLLGGGGR
- a CDS encoding HAD family hydrolase, producing MLGPVENHSLPRTAAFFDLDKTVIAKSSTLTFSKSFYQGGLINRRAALRTAYTQFVFLAGGADHDQMERMRKYLSALCRGWNVQQVKDIVAETLHDLIDPIIYDEAASLIEEHHIAGRDVVIVSTSGAEVVEPIGELLGADRVVATRMVVGDDGCFTGEVEYYAYGPTKAEAIRELAQSEEYDLAHCYAYSDSATDLPMLEAVGHPHAVNPDRTLRKEALARGWPILDFHRPVRLKQRLAVRPRPALLAAAAIGAAAATAGLVWYASRRRVATA
- a CDS encoding TadA family conjugal transfer-associated ATPase; amino-acid sequence: MNGMPDDGLLDGVRQWLVESGAEPTPARVAQALRERGRVLGDAEVLGAAERLRSELVGSGPLEPLLADPSVTDVLVSAPDRVWVDRGGGLELTGISFPDAAAVRRLAQRLAAVAGRRLDDARPWVDARLPDGTRLHAVLPPVAVGSTCLSLRVVRPRAFTLAELVEAGTVPPGGDRVLRALIRSRLSYVISGGTGTGKTTLLSALLGLVDPGERIVLAEDSAELRPDHPHVVRLEGRPANQEGVGLVELQDLVRQALRMRPDRLVVGEVRGPEVVSLLAALNTGHEGGCGTLHANAAGQVPARLEALGTAAGLDRAALHSQLAAALSVVLHLVRDRDGRRRIAEVHVLERDGSGLVVTVPALRWGEKAFVYGRGWERLRGLLRGGAQGQAEGLLDGRHGRDHGVLDGTRCRDDAASDGVRRRDGGLPGGANGRAGDHLEGSERR
- the ssd gene encoding septum site-determining protein Ssd, encoding MAGAITDDRSSAAEGRQGRPLIVTEDVELLDDLLRLCAAAGARPEVHHGVPEGRGRWETAPLVLVGNDAARRLRGAARRRGVVLVGKDQDDSGVWQRAVEIGADHVLVLPDGEQWLVDRIADVAEGVGRPALTVGVVGGRGGAGASTLACALAVTSARQDTRTLLVDADPLGGGLDVLLGGESADGLRWPAFAASRGRVGGGALEESLPEVHALRVLSWDRGDAVAIPPQAVRAVLAAGRRRGGAVVVDLPRRVDEGVAEALAQLDIGLMVVPAELRAVAAASRVASAFGMVLRDLRVAVRGPYAPGLDDHEVARLLGLPLVGEVPTEAGLPDGGKPPGGIPRGPLARFCEGFWARAAVRGEAA
- a CDS encoding Fic family protein; translated protein: MSTTGAAADPLAALGELPGVAESVESVRKSVDRVYGHRVMRRRSNAVTSEAALRGARGSAALSGADWALEEVRRRTDFSGQDGDDEARAVGAALRLTAEAGQLLSIWRQSPLRVLARLHLVAAGSDDARVGRPRQDGETVDEPLVELPLPGAAEVAGRLDGLSELIIKGSSAPALVTAAVVHGELLALRPFGFHNGLVARAAERIVLIGSGLDPKSVCPAEVGHAELGRAAYLAALDGYASGTPEGMSAWITHCGRAIELGARESTAVCEALQRGAA
- a CDS encoding DUF4244 domain-containing protein, which produces MNKAVQALQVVGAVRETVRVRVVRAVLCRVRAARRDAGMVTSEYAVGIIAAVAFAAVLYKVVTSGQVQAELQQIVGRALNGGA